A window of the Equus asinus isolate D_3611 breed Donkey chromosome 20, EquAss-T2T_v2, whole genome shotgun sequence genome harbors these coding sequences:
- the KANK2 gene encoding KN motif and ankyrin repeat domain-containing protein 2, with translation MAQVLHVPAPFPGTPGPASPPAFPPKEPDHPPYSVETPYGYRLDLDFLKYVDDIEKGHTLRRVAVQRRPRLGSLPRGPGSWWTSTESLCSNASGDSRHSAYSYCGRGFYPQYGALETRAGFNPRVERTLLDARRRLEDQAAAPPGLGSLTPSAAGSTSSLVGVGLPPPTPRSSGLSTPVPPSAGHLAHVREQMAGALRKLRQLEEQVKLIPVLQVKLSVLQEEKRQLTVQLKSQKFLGHPAGARGRGELCLDLPEAPEDPGALEMRSVGTWVRERDLGMPDGEAALAAKVAVLETQLKKALQELQAAQARQADPPPQAWPPPDSPVRVDTVRVVEGPREVEVAASTAAGAPAQRAQSLEPYGAGLRALATPGGAESAPVFRSHEVVETTFPAPAAAPSNVHVVKKISITERSGPAGLPQAPAEPSLLPPGSTATSLAQPEKNSGQVPTRDTTTREPSRQAASCASEGAEGAGGPQAGVRSIMKRREEAADPAAHRRSLQFVGVNGGYESSSEDSSTAENFSDNESTENEAPEHEERVPSVAEAPQLRPEETAGAKSSREECQLSRESQHMPTAEGASGANAEEEIPMELSPDLISACLALEKYLDNPNALTERELKVAYTTVLQEWLRLACRSDAHPELVRRHLVTFRAMSARLLDYVVNIADSNGNTALHYSVSHANFPVVRQLLDSGVCQVDKQNRAGYSPVMLTALATLKTQDDIETVLQLFRLGNVNAKASQAGQTALMLAVSHGRVDVVKALLACEADVNVQDDDGSTALMCACEQGHKEITGLLLAVPSCDIALTDRDGSTALTVALDAGHSEIASMLYSHMNIKCSFAPMSDDESPASSSAEE, from the exons ATGGCTCAGGTCCTGCACGTGCCAGCCCCCTTCCCAG GGACCCCCGGCCCAGCCTCCCCGCCCGCCTTCCCTCCCAAGGAGCCCGACCACCCGCCCTACTCGGTGGAGACGCCTTACGGCTACCGCCTGGACCTGGACTTTCTCAAGTACGTGGATGACATCGAGAAGGGCCACACGCTGCGCCGGGTGGCCGTGCAGCGCCGGCCCCGCCTCGGCTCGCTGCCCCGCGGCCCTGGCTCCTGGTGGACGTCCACCGAGTCCCTGTGCTCCAACGCCAGCGGGGACAGCCGCCACTCGGCCTACTCCTACTGCGGCCGCGGCTTCTACCCGCAGTACGGCGCCCTGGAGACGCGCGCCGGCTTCAACCCGCGCGTGGAGCGCACGCTGCTGGATGCGCGGCGCCGCCTCGAGGACCAGGCGGCCGCGCCCCCCGGCCTCGGCTCCCTGACGCCCAGCGCGGCCGGCTCGACGAGCTCGCTGGTGGGCGTGGGGCTGCCCCCGCCGACGCCGCGGAGCTCAGGACTGTCCACGCCGGTGCCCCCCAGCGCCGGGCACCTGGCGCACGTGCGTGAGCAGATGGCGGGCGCGCTGCGCAAGCTGCGGCAGCTGGAGGAGCAGGTGAAGCTGATCCCCGTGCTCCAGGTGAAGCTGTCGGTGCTGCAGGAGGAGAAGCGACAGCTCACCGTGCAGCTCAAGAGCCAGAAGTTCCTGGGCCACCCCGCGGGGGCCCGGGGCCGCGGAGAGCTCTGCCTGGACCTCCCCGAGGCCCCCGAGGACCCAGGGGCGCTGGAGATGCGGAGCGTGGGCACCTGGGTCCGCGAACGGGACTTGGGCATGCCCGACGGGGAGGCGGCCCTCGCCGCCAAGGTCGCCGTGCTGGAGACCCAGCTCAAGAAGGCGCTCCAGGAGCTGCAGGCCGCGCAGGCCCGGCAGGCCGACCCCCCGCCCCAGGCCTGGCCACCGCCGGACAGCCCCGTGCGCGTGGACACCGTCCGGGTGGTGGAGGGGCCACGGGAGGTGGAGGTGGCGGCCAGCACGGCCGCCGGGGCCCCCGCGCAGCGGGCCCAGAGTCTGGAGCCCTACGGGGCAGGGCTGCGGGCCCTGGCGACGCCTGGAGGGGCCGAGAGTGCCCCCGTGTTCCGTAGCCACGAGGTGGTGGAGACCACGTTCCCAGCGCCCGCTGCGGCCCCCAGCAACGTCCACGTGGTGAAGAAGATCAGCATCACGGAGCGCAGTGGGCCAGCAG GGCTCCCACAGGCCCCCGCAGAGCCGTCCTTGTTGCCCCCGGGGTCCACAGCCACCTCCCTGGCACAGCCCGAGAAGAACTCAGGCCAGGTGCCCACCCGTGACACCACCACCAGAGAGCCCTCCAGGCAAGCGGCCTCGTGCGCGTCAGAGGGGGCCGAGGGCGCAG GCGGGCCCCAGGCGGGTGTGCGGTCCATCATGAAGCGGAGAGAGGAGGCTGCAGACCCCGCGGCACACCGCAGGAGCCTGCAGTTCGTGGGGGTCAACGGCGG GTATGAGTCCTCCTCCGAGGACTCCAGCACAGCAGAGAACTTCTCGGACAACGAGAGCACAGAGAACGAGGCCCCAGAGCACGAGGAGAGGGTTCCGAGTGTGGCTGAAGCCCCCCAGCTGAGGCCCGAGGAGACGGCGGGAGCCAAGAGCAGCCGGGAGGAGTGTCAGCTGTCTCGGGAGTCTCAGCACATGCCCACAGCCGAGGGGGCGTCGGGAGCCAACGCGGAGGAGGAGATTCC GATGGAGCTCAGTCCTGACCTCATCTCCGCCTGCCTGGCCCTGGAAAAGTACCTGGACAACCCCAATGCCCTCACAGAGCGCGAGCTG AAGGTGGCCTACACCACCGTGCTGCAGGAGTGGCTGCGCCTGGCCTGCCGCAGCGACGCACACCCCGAGCTCGTGCGGCGCCACCTGGTCACCTTCCGGGCCATGTCGGCGCGGCTGCTGGACTACGTGGTCAACATCGCCGACAGCAACGGCAACACCGCGCTGCACTACTCCGTGTCGCACGCCAACTTCCCCGTGGTGCGCCAGCTGCTCGACAGCG GTGTCTGCCAGGTGGACAAGCAGAACCGAGCCGGCTACAGCCCCGTCATGCTCACCGCGCTGGCCACCCTGAAGACCCAGGATGACATCGAGACGGTCCTGCAGCTCTTCCGGCTCGGCAACGTCAACGCAAAGGCCAGCCAG GCGGGGCAGACAGCCCTGATGCTGGCGGTCAGCCACGGGCGCGTGGACGTGGTCAAGGCTCTGCTGGCCTGTGAGGCGGACGTCAACGTGCAGGATGACGACGGCTCCACGGCGCTCATGTGCGCCTGCGAGCAGGGCCACAAGGAGATCACTGGGCTGCTGCTGGCTGTGCCCAGCTGCGACATCGCACTCACCGACCGC GACGGGAGCACGGCTCTGACGGTGGCCCTGGACGCGGGGCACAGTGAAATCGCGTCCATGCTCTACTCCCACATGAACATCAAGTGCTCG TTCGCCCCGATGTCAGACGATGAAagtcctgcctcttcctctgcagAAGAGTAG